Proteins from a genomic interval of Puniceicoccaceae bacterium:
- a CDS encoding alpha-E domain-containing protein: KRGTHLWNVHRVFHDVIKQEKNPKSLMSTLNRLYPHLSALPLPEALKKDHDNMLMTLNRITNDLSFIDVHEMIGDDPEDHLHQIMDFFSRHQRESEKLSQLIQTYLELFETYIRELTEDEVFEFEL, from the coding sequence AAGCGAGGAACCCACCTGTGGAACGTACATCGCGTCTTTCACGATGTCATCAAGCAGGAGAAAAATCCCAAATCACTCATGTCCACGCTCAATCGCCTCTATCCCCATCTCTCAGCACTGCCCCTGCCAGAGGCACTCAAAAAGGACCATGACAACATGCTGATGACGCTCAACCGTATCACCAACGACCTTTCTTTCATCGATGTGCATGAAATGATCGGCGACGATCCGGAGGATCATCTGCATCAAATCATGGACTTTTTCTCCCGACATCAGCGCGAATCAGAAAAACTCTCCCAACTCATCCAGACCTACCTTGAGCTGTTTGAAACCTATATTCGCGAGCTGACGGAGGATGAGGTCTTCGAGTTTGAACTCTAG